A window from Pseudomonas kribbensis encodes these proteins:
- a CDS encoding tetratricopeptide repeat protein, with the protein MISSKKVLGLQIFLFATFASQFSWGDPSENLPSPERVKKEIAINLISGMGAQKLIVERNDNASLPDKLVLLADVSGERKVIFSANSALAKINNAYSPSSFDGFEVSVLQGVDKIISVVDSQAETYTFNSDSHVAGDVVSLITKKEDEVTHNFNVQFQYDAARKIVAVSQLVYTVNNDSCDRSLKSAYVLPVNDLISKSLESFDGAGAFEYLQKLNFEIQEGRINRQKLMSSFVASTADQALAAFKGNDKNKLIKSMGGLVADGGDSESCAPESYIAEAYYYPDKVSWSNDLGFLFAEAGYYAESVELLKKVISENPERTVAYLNIADAYWGLSRKELAAENYKKYSSMMQQSGKVAKIPKRVVERSGS; encoded by the coding sequence GTGATTAGTTCAAAAAAGGTTTTGGGGCTACAGATTTTTTTGTTTGCCACTTTTGCTAGTCAGTTTTCGTGGGGAGACCCGAGCGAAAATCTTCCTTCCCCGGAGAGAGTGAAAAAAGAGATTGCTATAAATTTGATTTCCGGAATGGGGGCTCAAAAGCTCATAGTTGAAAGAAATGATAATGCATCACTTCCCGATAAATTGGTTTTGCTTGCTGATGTATCGGGGGAAAGAAAAGTCATTTTTAGCGCAAATTCTGCATTGGCTAAAATTAACAATGCGTATTCACCTAGTAGTTTTGATGGCTTTGAAGTGTCGGTTCTGCAAGGTGTCGATAAAATTATAAGTGTTGTGGATTCTCAGGCGGAGACTTATACGTTTAATTCGGACTCGCACGTTGCAGGAGATGTTGTGAGCTTAATTACCAAAAAAGAAGATGAGGTCACACATAATTTTAACGTTCAGTTTCAATATGATGCCGCTCGTAAAATAGTTGCGGTTAGTCAGCTTGTGTATACGGTTAATAATGACTCTTGTGATCGGTCTCTTAAGAGTGCCTATGTGTTACCTGTGAATGACTTGATTTCCAAGTCCCTCGAGAGTTTTGATGGGGCTGGTGCATTTGAGTATCTTCAGAAGTTAAATTTTGAAATTCAAGAGGGTCGAATTAATCGGCAGAAGCTCATGTCGTCATTTGTAGCGTCGACGGCTGATCAAGCACTAGCGGCATTTAAAGGGAATGACAAAAACAAACTAATCAAATCTATGGGGGGGCTTGTTGCCGATGGGGGCGATAGCGAATCGTGCGCGCCTGAGAGTTATATAGCTGAGGCTTACTACTACCCTGATAAAGTTAGTTGGTCTAATGATCTTGGTTTTTTGTTTGCTGAGGCTGGGTACTATGCGGAATCTGTTGAACTGCTAAAAAAAGTCATTTCTGAAAATCCAGAAAGAACGGTCGCCTACTTAAATATTGCGGATGCTTACTGGGGTCTAAGTCGAAAGGAATTAGCGGCGGAGAACTACAAGAAATATAGTTCTATGATGCAGCAGTCAGGTAAGGTTGCGAAAATTCCAAAGAGAGTTGTGGAACGATCTGGCTCTTGA